GAGGGAGCTTGTTCGCGATAGGGGCAGCCGAAACCGATCGGGAACAAGTTCCCTCCCCCAAAACCCTAGGTCTCGGCTTGGGTGGGCCATCATCGAAATGGGGTCCCCTGCCACGGCTGGCGGTTCAGTCGGTTGAGAGAGCGATGGGTTGCTTGCGGCGTTGCCGGTCGAGCGCCCAGCGCACATGTTCGCGCACCAGATCGGAGGGGTAGGCGAGCCGCGCCTGAAGGGCGGCTTCGACGGCCCGGCTCCAGGGGGCGTTGCCCAACCCCACGGCGAGATTGCGCAGCCAGCGTTCGTAGCCGATGCGGCGGATCGCGCTGCCCTGGGTCTTGGCGAGGAACTCCCCTTCGCTCCAGGCGAACAGGGCCAGCAGCTCGGCGCGGTCGAGATCGTGGCGCGGGGCGAAGTCCTCTTCGGCGCTGGCCCGGGTGAAGCGCGTGTACGGACAGACCAGCTGGCAGTCGTCGCAGCCGTAGACCCGGTTGCCCATCGCCTCGCGATACTCCTCGGGTATGCTGCCGTGCAGCTCGATGGTCAGGTAGGAGATGCAGCGCCGCGCATCGATCACCTTGTCGTCGACGATCGCCCCGGTGGGACAGGCGGTCTGGCAAGCCGCGCAGGAACCGCAGTGCTCGCTCTCGAACGGCGCGTCCACCGGCAGCGGCAGGTCGGTGTAGAGTTCGCCGAGGAAGAACAGCGAGCCGGCCTGGGGGTTGAGCAGCATCGAGTTCTTGCCGAACCAGCCGAGCCCGGCCTTCTGGGCCAGGGCGCGCTCCATGACCGGCGCGGAGTCGACGAAGGTGCGATAACCGTAGGCGCCGCCCGCGTCCTCGATGCGTTTGGCGAGGCTCGCCAGGCGCTTGCGAATCAGCTTGTGATAATCGCGGCCCAGCGCATAGCGCGACACATAGGCGCGCCGCGGTTGGCCGAGTACCTTGGTGGTCTCGACCTCCGGCGGCAGGTAATCCATGCGCACGCTGATCACCCGCAGGGTGCCGGGGATCAGCTCCGCGGGTCGGGTGCGCCGAGTGCCATGCCTGGCCATGTAGTCCATCTCGCCGTGGTGGCCGGCTGCCAGCCAGCGCTGGAGATAGCGCTCGTGGTTGCCCAGCTCGGTGTCGGTGATGCCGACCTGCTGGAAGCCCAGTTCGCGGCCCCATTGCTTGATGCGCTCGGCCAGCTCGGG
The genomic region above belongs to Halomonas zincidurans B6 and contains:
- the queG gene encoding tRNA epoxyqueuosine(34) reductase QueG: MISGERAQPDYPELAERIKQWGRELGFQQVGITDTELGNHERYLQRWLAAGHHGEMDYMARHGTRRTRPAELIPGTLRVISVRMDYLPPEVETTKVLGQPRRAYVSRYALGRDYHKLIRKRLASLAKRIEDAGGAYGYRTFVDSAPVMERALAQKAGLGWFGKNSMLLNPQAGSLFFLGELYTDLPLPVDAPFESEHCGSCAACQTACPTGAIVDDKVIDARRCISYLTIELHGSIPEEYREAMGNRVYGCDDCQLVCPYTRFTRASAEEDFAPRHDLDRAELLALFAWSEGEFLAKTQGSAIRRIGYERWLRNLAVGLGNAPWSRAVEAALQARLAYPSDLVREHVRWALDRQRRKQPIALSTD